GCTGATTATGCAGACTTAATGGTGCCACTTTACCAATGGGGTCCAAATTGGAGCTTGCGTCCTTTAATCGTTTTGACGGATGTGCCAGACAATAGTGTGCTTACATCTTTATTTCAGCACTCAGGGGAAGGCCCCTTCCTGTTTAAGCATGGTGGTGACTCAGTTAACAAATCCAGGGCCATCAAGGAAAAGGTGGATTTCCATTTGGTGTGGAAGAAACTGCTGTCCATCCAGCACCTCGGGAGGGAGCTGGCTCAATGCTGGACCTCACTGTTACTCAAATGTATGTAATATGAACGAGGGTTGATCCCagcagcaggttcaacagctgCTGGACAGACTGAAAGCAGATGAGTGGAGGTTAATGTTACACACTTGTGTTGGGTCCCAATTTTATGGGATGATTTATTAATGAAGGCCCCCGGCAGCAGGAGTCAGGAAGGCTTTCATTCATGGGGATTAAAAGGAGGTCAGCAGGTAAAACATTAATGTCTCCTtgttctctttctgtctgtcagtgtAATTTCACACATCCATGTGTTTCAGGCTCACGACTCTGAAAAAGCAGCTCAGTTTGATTAGCcacacagagaaacccccatCCTGCATGTTTCCTGCAGATAGGCACGAGTGTGTGCTGCTTCACCTTTCCACCTGCAGTTTCTCATTGAGCATGGTCACGATTCGAAGCTTAAATCCTATCCAAGCATCCAAATACTCCCTCTTCATATGAAATGAAGGTCTAACTGCTGCAGAAACTGACCTTTAGTTTACCTCAATGATCACATTAAGGCAGTATATATGTACTGGAATACTTGAAATCAACTTACAGGAAAACAGCATCAGGACGACAAAAGTCAACTCGTCTGAATCTTTTCTTTCTGGGAATATCAAGATTTTAACTAGATTGTACATCAAATTTAAAGGTTAAGGCTGATAATAATATCCAAAGCTCTGTCTGACTCTCAGTTCTAGAAAAAGGGAACATGAAACACTTCTATAATTtgtaaaatctgtttttatatCAATATCTGTCTAACGTGACAGCTATTGTTTGCATCTTCCTGTTGGCtcgattaaaacacacacacacacacacacacacacacacacacacacacacacacacacacacacacacacacacacacacacacacacacacacacacacacaacctcaGTCACACTCACAATGTCACCAAAGACATCCTACAAACACTTAGGACCCTTAAACCTGAATGTCTCCAAATAAGTCTTCAGTCTTCAAGTACAGAGAGGCTCCTCACAGCTACAGGAAACCTTTCAGTGCAAATACAAAGGTACAAATCAGTGGTCTCTGTTTACATCTGTGTGCACTGTCAATACCACAACATGAATTTAAATTAATGATCACTGCAGACAAACAAAGGACAGGTAACCCCAGCCAGCCTCGCTAACAGTCTAGCTTCTTCTTTGTTAAGCAGGTGAGATGATGAAGCTGGAGCAGGGAGTGGGACACTGGTCCAATCAGGCAGGAGATAGGTGGGACTGAGGAATGACAAGTGAAAGCACCCATTCTGGATGCTCGCTGGCACGTAGCATTCTGCACAGAAAGGATAAATCCCACAGAGAGCGAAAGGAAGAAAGTCTTTATGGGTCTAACCTTTTTCTGTGGACGGTTTCATGTGGAACAGGATATTCAGCAGCATTCTTTAGCAGCAAGATACCTTCCCATATGATTCATGTTGAACGTTGTTACTGGGAGCAAAGTAATTAACAAGATATTCAAAGACAGTTATAAGcagaatatttaataaaatttgCAGGCAAACAAAAACTTAAATGTCAACATGGTTCAAATTCTTTCAGCTCCAATAAAATAATCAGTTTGTAACATCCAGGCAtgaaaaacatgattgttgtcTGCAGTATTCAGTTAAATGGTGCCGGGAACACGGAGAGCCCGTGGGCTCGGTTTTTATAAGAATTGAGCTTAAAGACATGGAGTGCATAAGGAGTCCTAATGAACAGCTGAGAATGACTCAATAGTTTTGGGAGCTTGTATCTATTTAAAAACCAAACCTCAAAGAGTGTTAAAGCAGGGAGAACCTCATCAAATATGGAAATAAGTTAATTATATCATAATTTAAATAGACAGAGACTCTGAAGGCCCCCCCCTCCCAGTGGTTGGATAACGCCCACTGTGATGAACTATATTCAAGGACATGATTATTACTTAGCTAACTGCTAACGTAATGATGAGAATGTCTTTCGCACAGATGCACATACTCCTTAATCCAGCTCTTATCTTCTACCACAAGGTCGAAAATCTTCAAAAACACTTCACTTCTGCCAAGAATCAAATCCCTCTCTCCCATATCTGTCCTCCTTTTAAgcttttatctttaattttaTAAAACCCTTTGTTCTCtagtgtttttgctttttaattatCAATAATTCTTTTCATGCACAAAATATGGTAATAAAGTGAGGCTTGGAGGTAGGAATCTCTCCCTCTTATCTTGTAAGCCAACTTCCACATCATGAGGTTTCTGTGGTCTCTGATGTATTTCATTAGAGACACGACCCTGCATGCATTtatgtttaaagcatttaaatTACTCCATTATCAAATTTGATTGAAGTCACTTTAGATCAAGTCAAAAGCTTTGCATGAACATTTGAACCACCTATTATTGAACTCATGCTCAGAAGAATAAATAATGATTGTTCAGCCCACAGCACAGAATTTAACTCGTTTTGTAGAGAAAAGGACATATATCTGCAGGAAATGTCTCTTAATAAACATCTGTAGAAATGTATTTGGACCCTCAAGTAAATATCGAATATCTGGACtaatttaaatgtattcatAGTTACATAATCACACAGTTAcactaaataaagtaaaaacatcACCTGTAgtactgattttcttttttcaatattCTTTTCTTGAATTAAGAATTTGAAGACCTCTGTCTCTATCTACTGGCTGTAACTCTGAACTGCATTCTGATTATATTAAAACATGTATAACCTTTCACATCTGAATATTTTTGAAGCACTGCAACTGCAGAAGTGTATTACTGAATGTTTCTCAGTGCAGGAAGCTGTACCTGCTAAAATGAGgacataaaggctgattttatggttAAGTCTGGTGTTTTAACCTGAACTATGCTTTTCCAGCTGCACAAGTGGACACATTTCtctcaaaactgcatttttgttgctgtattttttaaaagaaaggaCCATATTtggagcatgtgtgtgtgttttatttaaaaacaaacctcATGGGGCTGTTTGTATAAATACTTTATTACTTCGAGCATTATTTTAATCAGCAACAGTTGTGGAGACAGTTTCACTGCAGGGTGGATGGGTGGGTCCAAACAAACCACACTTTGACACAATAATGAGCAGTTTGTTTCCCGTTTCAAACAGCACTCTGGCACTCCTGTGCTGAAAAGCAGTCATGCTTTGTGAGGACCTCTTAATATCACATCATCACACAGTGGCACCTGACCAGGATTAGGGGTTTTCACCCATAAGATGGATTCTGCAATACACTGGGGACCCTTAATTTTAGACTTTATTAttcaggtttttattttatgttcatTTTCAGATGCTCTTTGGTGAGATTTGGGAAAAgctccagttttgttttgtaaacCAAACGTTAGAAGGTAAAATTCTGCAATAACTTGGTTCTTGGTTATCAAGTCGATGCCTCGTGCCCCAGTCCTTTGACATACCCTGTGGGGATCATTGTCGATGAGAAAAAACATGCCCTTTATTCAAATCCACTTATGACCCCCCACCATCCATAAATCTCAACAAACAAAGGTGTATATTTTaagaaagatgaagaaaaaatacTCAGTatgaagcaaaaaagaaaaaaacaaaagaaaagggcAATTCTCCTAGATGGAAATTCAAATACTAACCCTGCAGTGGCCAAATAACAAAATGCCTTCTCGCGTGTACCATAGATTTACAGACTCATAAGATGTACACTGTGGATATAGAACAAGATATGACAGCTGATATTGAAGCTTTAAAAGGATAAAGACTTTCATAAAGGTAAAGTAAATGAGACCAGAGAAATGTCAgattatcatttttattattcgAGTCATTTTAGCACACGGTACTCTTTGGTTAGGAGAGAAATACTTTTTACTGACCTCCAGCCAGCGGCTATATTTTCCTTGCCTTACATAAGGCACTTTTAGCTTTTCATTACAGTTAGTTACCAGAAAATATTCCACTCATGAAGACCCATCGGTCAACATGTCAGGCCTAATTAAATCTTTATTCtaacaaactgtaaaatacatttGTTGATGTTTGGTGAGACTGAATAACAGTGAAGAGAACACTTTAGCTGATACTaccatttaaattaattaattgcaAAAGTGCATATTAACACCAAATaacagcacacagacacacaccttcTACACACTGTAACTTTAGCTGGCATTCTTGccactcttcttcttctttttcttcaggaCCTGCTTCTTGGGGTCTGCGTCAGAGGATGGAGCTGATTTAGTGTTCACAGAAGACGAGGCTGACTCTGAGGGTTTTAAGACTGCTTCTGGTGCCTGAACGGGTTCGGCTATCTGCTGCTGATCCTTCTCGTCTTGTAGAAGCACCATTGGCTTGACCTCACTGGTGTCCTCGTTGAGCTCGGCCTTCATTTCTTCTCCATCCATTGCTGGAGAGGCCCTAGTTTTCTCAGTCTCTGGTGTTAGTAGAGATTCAGATGGCTGTTGCTGATCCTTATCATCTTGTGGAGCCACTTGTGGTTTGCCCTCACTGGACTCCTCCTGGATCTCAGCCTTTATTGCATCTGTTTGTGGATCAAACTTGGCTTTCTCAGGGTCTGATGCTGATGTAGCTTCAATGGACTGCTGCTGGTCTTTCTCATCTTTCACTGGTGCCCCTGGTGTGATCTCACCGGTCTCCTCCAGGATCTCAGCCTTCATTGCCTCCATTCCTATTTCAGCTTTGGCTCGTTCTGGTTCTGGTTTTGGTACAGGTGCGACCGTCTGCTGGATCTCTGCGTCTGGTTCCGCTTGCTGCGCCTCTTCAGCCTCAACTTGTGTCTGAACCTTTATCGCCTCTGTATTTTGATCTAATGCTGTTTCTAAAGTTGTCTTCTGAGTGGTTGTGGCTTCTGCAGCAGGCAAAACCGGATCTAGAACCTCCTCCACCTTCACTGGCTGTGGCAGCTCTGAATCTGGTGCTTTTGACTTTTCATCTTCCACCTGCTCAGGGACTGAATCCAGACCCTCTTTCACTTGAGGTTTATCTTTGAAATGGAAAAATGCAGATGAAACTAGATCTTCTTCAAGGTCTAACTCATTATTTTCCTCTTCCTCATTGTCAACAGTTGTCGTCAACAGGGAGGCAGCAAACTCTTGCAGCTTGGTCTGCTCCTCCTTCAGGCGGGACATGCCCTCTGTCAGAACCGGGTCCTCCTCCTCGATTTCCTGCATCTCATCAGGGGTCAGTAGGGCAGATTCGTCAGCACCGTCAGGCTTGTTATTGAGGTTGGAGATGCCAAAGACCTTTGTTGGAAGGTTGGCATTAGAGTAGCGAACATCCTTGATTTTGTCATACAGCACTTTCCTTTCATCCTGGAGGGCACGGCAAAGCTTCTCCAGCTTCTGAATCTTCAGGACGAACAGATTGTACTCTCTACCTTTCTCTGTTCTCTGAAGAACAAGAAGGGATGAAGAAAATGAGACAAAATGGCACCATAAAAAG
The genomic region above belongs to Pelmatolapia mariae isolate MD_Pm_ZW linkage group LG15, Pm_UMD_F_2, whole genome shotgun sequence and contains:
- the txlnba gene encoding beta-taxilin, with protein sequence MDTEASLIMQALNELSSPEEKLEALVRKYAELAALRRCDVQRLGALQQKLSVVLEERQQLQAEYRSSIAARSKLESLCREQQSFYNILREETLQRCKEDEEKRTEITTHFQSMLGEIQSQIELHSARNEKLCRENVNLTDKLENLMTQCERREESLEKINKHRDLQQKLIEAKLQQANALLTEAEEKHKREKEYLLREAIDKTKKCFAMKEQELAMKKKLTLYGQKFDEFQATLAKSNEIYVRFKKEMENMSDKMKKVEKESSLWKTRFENCNKALTDMIEERTEKGREYNLFVLKIQKLEKLCRALQDERKVLYDKIKDVRYSNANLPTKVFGISNLNNKPDGADESALLTPDEMQEIEEEDPVLTEGMSRLKEEQTKLQEFAASLLTTTVDNEEEENNELDLEEDLVSSAFFHFKDKPQVKEGLDSVPEQVEDEKSKAPDSELPQPVKVEEVLDPVLPAAEATTTQKTTLETALDQNTEAIKVQTQVEAEEAQQAEPDAEIQQTVAPVPKPEPERAKAEIGMEAMKAEILEETGEITPGAPVKDEKDQQQSIEATSASDPEKAKFDPQTDAIKAEIQEESSEGKPQVAPQDDKDQQQPSESLLTPETEKTRASPAMDGEEMKAELNEDTSEVKPMVLLQDEKDQQQIAEPVQAPEAVLKPSESASSSVNTKSAPSSDADPKKQVLKKKKKKSGKNAS